Proteins from a single region of Nomascus leucogenys isolate Asia chromosome 2, Asia_NLE_v1, whole genome shotgun sequence:
- the PCDHB15 gene encoding protocadherin beta-15: MEPAGERFPEQRQVLILLLLLEVTLAGWEPRRYSVMEETERGSFVANLANDLGLGVGELAERGARVVSEDNEQGLQIDLQTGQLILNEKLDREKLCGPTEPCIMHFQVLLKKPLEVFRAELLVTDINDHSPEFPEREMTLKIPETSSLGTVFPLKKARDLDVGSNNVQNYNISPNSHFHVSTRTRGDGRKYPELVLDTELDREEQAELRLTLTAVDGGSPPRSGTVQILILVLDVNDNAPEFVQAFYEVQVPENSPIGFLVVKVSARDLDTGTNGEISYSLYYSSQEINKPFELSSLSGEIRLIKKLDFETMSSYDLEIEASDGGGLSGKCSVSVKVLDVNDNFPELSISSLTSPIPENSLETEVALFRIRDRDSGENGKMICSIQDDVPFKLKPSVENFYRLVTEGALDRETRAEYNITITITDLGTPRLKTEQSITVLVSDVNDNAPAFTQTSYTLFVRENNSPALHIGSVSATDRDSGTNAQITYSLLPPQDPHLPLASLVSINTDNGHLFALISLDYEALQAFEFRVGATDRGSPALSSEALVRVLVLDANDNSPFVLYPLQNGSAPCTELVPRVAEPGYLVTKVVAVDGDSGQNAWLSYQLLKATEPGLFGVWAHNGEVRTARLLSERDVAKHRLVVLVKDNGEPPRSATATLQVLLVDGFSQPYLPLPEEAPAQAQADSLTVYLVVALASVSSLFLLSVLLFVAVRLCRRSRAASVGRCSVPKGPFPGHLVDVSGSGTLSQSYQYKVCLTGGSETNDFKFLKPIFPNIVSQDSRRKSEFLE; this comes from the coding sequence ATGGAGCCTGCAGGGGAGCGCTTTCCTGAACAAAGGCAAGTCCTGATTCTCCTTCTTTTACTGGAAGTGACTCTGGCAGGCTGGGAACCCCGTCGCTATTCTGTGATGGAGGAAACAGAGAGAGGTTCTTTTGTGGCCAACCTGGCCAATGACCTAGGGCTGGGAGTTGGGGAGCTAGCCGAGCGGGGAGCCCGGGTAGTTTCTGAGGATAACGAACAAGGCTTGCAGATTGATCTGCAGACCGGGCAGTTGATATTAAATGAGAAGCTGGACCGGGAGAAGCTGTGTGGCCCTACCGAGCCCTGTATAATGCATTTCCAAGTGTTACTGAAAAAACCTTTGGAAGTGTTTCGAGCTGAACTACTAGTGACAGACATAAACGATCATTCTCCTGAGTTTCCTGAAAGAGAAATGACCCTGAAAATCCCAGAAACTAGCTCCCTTGGGACTGTGTTTCCTCTGAAAAAAGCTCGGGACTTGGACGTGGGCAGCAATAATGTTCAAAACTACAATATTTCTCCCAATTCTCATTTCCATGTTTCCACTCGCACCCGAGGGGATGGCAGGAAATACCCAGAGCTGGTGCTGGACACAGAACTGGATCGCGAGGAGCAGGCCGAGCTCAGATTAACCTTGACAGCTGTGGACGGTGGCTCTCCACCCCGATCCGGCACCGTCCAGATCCTCATCTTGGTCTTGGACGTTAATGACAATGCCCCGGAATTTGTGCAGGCGTTCTACGAGGTGCAGGTCCCAGAGAACAGCCCAATAGGCTTCCTAGTTGTCAAGGTCTCTGCTAGGGATTTAGACACTGGGACAAATGGAGAGATATCATACTCCCTTTATTACAGCTCTCAGGAGATAAACAAACCTTTTGAGCTAAGCAGCCTTTCAGGAGAAATTCGACTAATTAAAAAACTAgattttgagacaatgtcttcgTATGATCTAGAGATAGAGGCATCTGATGGGGGGGGACTTTCTGGAAAATGCTCTGTCTCTGTTAAGGTGCTGGATGTTAACGATAACTTCCCGGAACTAAGTATTTCATCACTTACCAGCCCTATTCCCGAGAATTCTCTAGAGACAGAAGTGGCCTTGTTTAGGATTAGAGACCGAGACTctggggaaaatggaaaaatgatttgCTCAATTCAGGATGATGTTCCTTTTAAGCTAAAACCTTCTGTTGAGAATTTCTACAGGCTGGTAACAGAAGGGGCGCTGGACAGAGAGACCAGAGCCGAGTacaacatcaccatcaccattacagACTTGGGGACCCCAAGGCTGAAAACCGAGCAGAGCATAACCGTGCTGGTCTCCGACGTCAATGACAACGCCCCCGCCTTCACCCAAACCTCCTACACCCTGTTCGTCCGCGAGAACAACAGCCCCGCCCTGCACATCGGCAGCGTCAGCGCCACAGACAGAGACTCAGGCACCAACGCCCAGATCACCTACTCGCTGCTGCCGCCCCAGGACCCGCACCTGCCCCTCGCCTCCCTAGTCTCTATTAACACAGACAACGGCCACCTGTTTGCCCTCATCTCGCTGGACTACGAGGCCCTGCAGGCTTTCGAGTTTCGCGTGGGCGCCACAGACCGCGGCTCCCCGGCGCTGAGCAGCGAGGCGCTGGTGCGCGTGCTGGTGCTGGACGCCAACGACAACTCGCCCTTCGTGCTGTACCCGCTGCAGAACGGCTCCGCGCCCTGCACCGAACTGGTGCCCCGGGTGGCCGAGCCGGGCTACCTGGTGACCAAGGTGGTGGCGGTGGACGGCGACTCGGGCCAGAACGCCTGGCTGTCGTACCAGCTGCTCAAGGCCACGGAGCCCGGGCTGTTCGGCGTGTGGGCGCACAATGGCGAGGTGCGCACCGCCAGGCTGCTGAGCGAGCGCGACGTGGCCAAGCACAGGCTGGTGGTGCTGGTCAAGGACAATGGCGAGCCTCCGCGCTCGGCCACCGCCACGCTGCAAGTGCTCCTGGTGGACGGCTTCTCCCAGCCCTACCTGCCTCTCCCGGAGGAGGCCccggcccaggcccaggccgaCTCGCTCACCGTCTACCTGGTGGTGGCGTTGGCCTCGGTGTCGTCGCTCTTCCTCCTCTCGGTGCTCCTGTTCGTGGCGGTGCGGCTGTGCAGGAGGAGCAGGGCGGCCTCGGTGGGTCGCTGCTCGGTGCCCAAGGGCCCCTTTCCAGGGCATTTGGTGGACGTGAGCGGCTCCGGGACCCTGTCCCAGAGCTACCAGTACAAGGTGTGTCTGACGGGAGGCTCTGAAACTAATGATTTCAAGTTCTTGAAGCCTATATTCCCCAATATTGTGAGCCAGGACTCTAGGAGGAAATCAGAATTTCTAGAATAA